One Cellulosimicrobium protaetiae genomic region harbors:
- the glgX gene encoding glycogen debranching protein GlgX encodes MQTWPGHPYPLGATYDGTGTNFALFSEVAERVELCLLGDDGTETRVDLEEVDAHVWHVYLPGKGPGTRYGYRVHGPYDPANGHRCNPAKLLLDPYAKAIEGRVDGDESLFSYRFADGGDAAPSDEATEGEVAEDAPATAPPLNDDDSAGHTMVAVVINPYFDWGHDRPPNRDYHDSVIYEAHVKGMTMLHPDVPDELRGTYAGMAHPAVIEHLVTLGVTAVELMPVHQFVNDPTLVEKGLSNYWGYNTIGFFAPHNGYAAYGTRGQQVMEFKTMVKALHEAGIEVILDVVYNHTAEGNHLGPTLSFRGIDNKAYYRLVDGDEAHYFDTTGTGNSLLMRSPHVLQLIMDSLRYWVTEMHVDGFRFDLAATLARQFHEVDRLSAFFDIVQQDPVISQVKLIAEPWDLGDGGYQVGGFPPLWTEWNGQYRDTVRDFWRGEPSTLPELASRLTGSSDLYEHSGRKPIASINFVTAHDGFTLNDLVSYDEKHNDANGEGNNDGESHNRSWNCGVEGPTDDPEVRALRARQRRNFLATLLLSQGVPMLAHGDEIARTQGGNNNGYCQDNEITWMDWGGEEGLDDERAALLDFARRVVWLRRDHPVLHRRRFFLGRGGSGTADDELPDIEWLDITGSRMDQQDWDHAYARTVMVFLNGDAIPEQDRRGEPIVDDSFLLLLNAHSDALEFTVPPPAYGEEWDVVLDTDGTVDVGDTLRPGDTVPVTGRSVIVLTRPPLR; translated from the coding sequence ATGCAGACCTGGCCAGGCCACCCCTACCCGCTCGGGGCCACCTACGACGGGACGGGGACGAACTTCGCCCTGTTCTCCGAGGTCGCGGAGCGCGTCGAGCTCTGTCTCCTCGGCGACGACGGCACCGAGACGCGCGTCGACCTCGAGGAGGTGGACGCGCACGTCTGGCACGTCTACCTGCCCGGGAAGGGTCCCGGCACGCGCTACGGCTACCGGGTGCACGGCCCGTACGACCCGGCGAACGGCCACCGCTGCAACCCGGCGAAGCTGCTCCTCGACCCCTACGCGAAGGCGATCGAGGGTCGCGTGGACGGCGACGAGTCGCTCTTCTCCTACCGTTTCGCCGACGGCGGCGACGCGGCGCCGTCGGACGAGGCCACCGAGGGCGAGGTCGCCGAGGACGCGCCCGCGACCGCTCCCCCGCTCAACGACGACGACTCCGCCGGCCACACGATGGTCGCGGTCGTCATCAACCCGTACTTCGACTGGGGCCACGACCGCCCGCCGAACCGGGACTACCACGACAGCGTGATCTACGAGGCGCACGTCAAGGGCATGACGATGCTCCACCCCGACGTGCCCGACGAGCTGCGCGGCACGTACGCCGGCATGGCGCACCCGGCGGTGATCGAGCACCTCGTGACCCTCGGCGTCACGGCCGTCGAGCTCATGCCGGTGCACCAGTTCGTCAACGACCCCACGCTCGTCGAGAAGGGTCTGTCGAACTACTGGGGCTACAACACCATCGGCTTCTTCGCGCCCCACAACGGCTACGCCGCGTACGGCACGCGCGGGCAGCAGGTCATGGAGTTCAAGACCATGGTGAAGGCGTTGCACGAGGCCGGCATCGAGGTCATCCTCGACGTCGTCTACAACCACACCGCGGAGGGCAACCACCTCGGCCCGACGCTGAGCTTCCGCGGCATCGACAACAAGGCGTACTACCGGCTCGTCGACGGCGACGAGGCCCACTACTTCGACACGACGGGCACGGGCAACTCGCTGCTCATGCGCTCGCCGCACGTGCTCCAGCTCATCATGGACTCGCTGCGGTACTGGGTGACCGAGATGCACGTGGACGGGTTCCGCTTCGACCTCGCGGCGACCCTGGCCCGGCAGTTCCACGAGGTCGACCGCCTCTCGGCGTTCTTCGACATCGTGCAGCAGGACCCGGTGATCTCCCAGGTCAAGCTCATCGCCGAGCCGTGGGACCTCGGCGACGGCGGCTACCAGGTGGGCGGATTCCCGCCGCTGTGGACCGAGTGGAACGGGCAGTACCGGGACACCGTGCGCGACTTCTGGCGCGGCGAGCCCTCGACCCTGCCCGAGCTCGCGAGCCGGCTCACGGGCTCCTCCGACCTCTACGAGCACAGCGGCCGCAAGCCCATCGCGTCGATCAACTTCGTCACGGCGCACGACGGCTTCACGCTGAACGACCTCGTGTCCTACGACGAGAAGCACAACGACGCCAACGGCGAGGGCAACAACGACGGCGAGAGCCACAACCGGTCCTGGAACTGCGGGGTCGAGGGGCCGACGGACGACCCCGAGGTGCGGGCGCTCCGCGCGCGCCAGCGCCGCAACTTCCTCGCCACGCTGCTGCTCTCCCAGGGCGTGCCCATGCTCGCGCACGGTGACGAGATCGCGCGCACGCAGGGCGGCAACAACAACGGCTACTGCCAGGACAACGAGATCACCTGGATGGACTGGGGCGGCGAGGAGGGCCTCGACGACGAGCGGGCCGCTCTCCTCGACTTCGCCCGGCGCGTCGTCTGGCTGCGCCGCGACCACCCGGTGCTGCACCGGCGCCGCTTCTTCCTGGGCCGAGGCGGCTCCGGGACGGCCGACGACGAGCTGCCCGACATCGAGTGGCTCGACATCACCGGGTCGCGCATGGACCAGCAGGACTGGGACCACGCGTACGCGCGCACCGTCATGGTGTTCCTCAACGGCGACGCGATCCCCGAGCAGGACCGGCGCGGCGAGCCGATCGTCGACGACTCGTTCCTCCTGCTGCTCAACGCCCACTCCGACGCGCTCGAGTTCACCGTGCCGCCCCCGGCGTACGGCGAGGAGTGGGACGTCGTGCTGGACACGGACGGCACGGTGGACGTCGGCGACACGCTGCGACCGGGCGACACGGTCCCCGTGACGGGCCGCAGCGTCATCGTCCTGACCCGGCCGCCGCTGCGATGA
- the treY gene encoding malto-oligosyltrehalose synthase, whose translation MTATAPDPGTTGAPTPARRVPVSTYRLQLGPDLTFDDAARQVPYLASLGVTHLYLSPVLQAAPGSTHGYDVVDHSRVSDELGGREGLDRLAASARAAGLGIVLDVVPNHMAVPTPAWHNRALWSVLEEGPDSPYARWFDVDWSAGEGAVLMPVLGARLGDVLAAGEITVDEVAIPGSPEPRRVLRYYDHVFPVRAGTEDLPLTELVERQHYRLAYWRVGDEELNYRRFFDVGSLVAVRVEDEEVFDATHALVLGLVADGTVDGLRIDHPDGLADPAQYLQRLADRTDGAWVVVEKILAGEEQVPPDWATVGTTGYDVAWRLQQLFVDPGGRAGLDAVMTRLTGAVPGGLGALVEEAKREVVAGPLYAEVHRLTDLAAAVCHDDPRLRDHTWRGLHQCLRELLVAFDRYRAYVVPGTPPRHEAVRAVEEAAGRARTHLDPQRAETLEVVVDLVLGREVGSAGRRREARRDELVVRFQQVCGAVTAKGVEDTAFYRWTELVGLCEVGGEPDRFSLGVHDWHGFAQRFAALTPHALTAGSTHDTKRGEDTRAALGVLSEDATGWSRLVDEVRAATAPYRGVLVDGLAENLLWQTVAGTWLPDAEARADPADGSSDTPSGAAIAPDRLVEYLHKALREAKVATSWTSPDEAYEEAVADLARRALADPAVTGAFARWSREHREELRAASLGITLVRLTAPGVADVYQGTESYSPTLVDPDNRRPVDVEALTERLARLDGGAPARTLADEKLLVTARALRLRRALADAFVGEGAGYAPVASSTPCALAFARTTPGGGAPGVRGGTGADAVPGAPVARVVTVATRLAGTVERLGGWRDHVVALPDGAGLWIDVLTGREHRAGVVPVAELLTDLPVALLVDAGTASRVLAAGGDS comes from the coding sequence ATGACGGCCACCGCGCCCGACCCCGGCACGACCGGCGCGCCCACCCCGGCGCGCCGCGTCCCGGTCTCCACGTACCGGCTCCAGCTCGGCCCCGACCTCACCTTCGACGACGCCGCGCGCCAGGTGCCCTACCTCGCGTCGCTCGGGGTCACGCACCTCTACCTCTCCCCCGTGCTCCAGGCCGCGCCCGGCTCGACGCACGGGTACGACGTCGTCGACCACTCTCGCGTCAGCGACGAGCTCGGCGGCCGCGAAGGGCTCGATCGCCTGGCCGCGAGCGCCCGCGCGGCGGGCCTGGGCATCGTGCTCGACGTCGTGCCGAACCACATGGCGGTCCCGACCCCTGCGTGGCACAACCGCGCGCTGTGGTCCGTGCTCGAGGAGGGCCCCGACTCGCCCTACGCCCGGTGGTTCGACGTCGACTGGTCCGCGGGCGAGGGCGCGGTGCTCATGCCGGTGCTCGGCGCGCGCCTGGGCGACGTGCTCGCGGCGGGTGAGATCACGGTCGACGAGGTCGCGATCCCCGGGTCGCCGGAGCCCCGGCGCGTGCTCCGGTACTACGACCACGTCTTTCCCGTGCGGGCGGGCACGGAGGACCTGCCGCTCACCGAGCTGGTGGAGCGCCAGCACTACCGCCTCGCGTACTGGCGAGTGGGCGACGAGGAGCTCAACTACCGGCGCTTCTTCGACGTCGGCTCGCTCGTCGCCGTCCGGGTCGAGGACGAGGAGGTGTTCGACGCGACGCACGCGCTCGTGCTCGGCCTCGTCGCCGACGGTACGGTCGACGGGCTGCGCATCGACCACCCGGACGGCCTCGCGGACCCGGCGCAGTACCTGCAGCGGCTCGCGGACCGCACGGACGGCGCGTGGGTCGTCGTGGAGAAGATCCTCGCGGGCGAGGAGCAGGTGCCGCCGGACTGGGCGACGGTCGGGACCACGGGGTACGACGTCGCGTGGCGGCTCCAGCAGCTCTTCGTGGACCCGGGCGGTCGGGCGGGTCTGGACGCGGTGATGACTCGCCTCACGGGCGCCGTGCCGGGCGGGCTGGGCGCGCTCGTCGAGGAGGCGAAGCGCGAGGTCGTCGCCGGGCCGCTCTACGCGGAGGTGCACCGCCTGACCGACCTGGCGGCCGCCGTCTGCCACGACGACCCGCGCCTGCGCGACCACACCTGGCGCGGTCTGCACCAGTGCCTGCGCGAGCTCCTCGTCGCGTTCGACCGGTACCGGGCGTACGTCGTCCCGGGCACGCCGCCGCGCCACGAGGCGGTGCGGGCGGTCGAGGAGGCGGCCGGGCGCGCGCGGACGCACCTCGACCCGCAGCGCGCGGAGACGCTCGAGGTCGTGGTCGACCTCGTGCTGGGACGGGAGGTCGGCAGCGCGGGACGTCGGCGTGAGGCGCGCCGCGACGAGCTCGTGGTGCGCTTCCAGCAGGTGTGCGGGGCGGTGACGGCCAAGGGCGTGGAGGACACCGCGTTCTACCGGTGGACCGAGCTCGTGGGCCTGTGCGAGGTCGGGGGCGAACCGGACCGGTTCAGCCTCGGCGTGCACGACTGGCACGGGTTCGCGCAGCGGTTCGCGGCCCTCACCCCGCACGCCCTCACGGCCGGCTCGACGCACGACACCAAGCGCGGCGAGGACACGCGCGCGGCGCTCGGGGTGCTCTCCGAGGACGCGACGGGCTGGTCGCGCCTCGTCGACGAGGTCCGCGCCGCGACGGCCCCGTACCGCGGGGTGCTCGTGGACGGCCTCGCCGAGAACCTGTTGTGGCAGACCGTCGCGGGGACCTGGCTGCCCGACGCGGAGGCCAGGGCCGACCCGGCCGACGGCTCGTCGGACACCCCGTCCGGTGCGGCGATCGCGCCCGACCGCCTCGTGGAGTACCTGCACAAGGCGCTGCGCGAGGCGAAGGTCGCGACGTCCTGGACGAGCCCGGACGAGGCCTACGAGGAGGCCGTCGCCGACCTCGCGCGGCGCGCGCTCGCCGACCCGGCCGTGACCGGCGCGTTCGCGCGGTGGTCCCGGGAGCACCGCGAGGAGCTGCGCGCCGCGAGCCTCGGGATCACGCTCGTCCGGCTCACGGCGCCGGGCGTCGCCGACGTCTACCAGGGCACCGAGTCCTACTCCCCCACCCTCGTGGACCCCGACAACCGACGCCCGGTGGACGTCGAGGCGCTCACGGAGCGGCTCGCGCGGCTCGACGGCGGCGCCCCGGCGCGCACGCTCGCGGACGAGAAGCTGCTCGTCACGGCGCGCGCGCTGCGGCTGCGCCGCGCCCTCGCCGACGCCTTCGTGGGCGAGGGTGCCGGGTACGCGCCCGTGGCGTCGTCGACGCCGTGCGCGCTCGCGTTCGCGCGCACGACGCCGGGCGGCGGCGCCCCCGGGGTGCGCGGCGGGACGGGCGCGGACGCCGTGCCGGGCGCGCCCGTCGCGCGCGTCGTGACCGTCGCGACGCGCCTCGCCGGGACGGTCGAGAGGCTCGGCGGGTGGCGGGACCACGTCGTCGCCCTCCCCGACGGGGCGGGCCTGTGGATCGACGTCCTCACCGGGCGCGAGCACCGGGCGGGTGTCGTGCCGGTCGCGGAGCTCCTCACCGACCTGCCCGTGGCGCTCCTCGTCGACGCGGGCACGGCGTCACGCGTCCTCGCGGCCGGAGGGGACTCGTGA
- the treZ gene encoding malto-oligosyltrehalose trehalohydrolase has translation MPGPRPIVWAPTARSVELLLPEPGSGSFEGAARRPLRLVGAHVPGWWGYDHELPWGTDYGYAVDGGPGRPDPRSPWQPYGVHGPSRTFDAAFAWTDDTWAGRDVRGEVLYELHVGTFTPQGTLDAAIDRLDHLVDLGVGAVELLPVAAFGGERGWGYDGVHLYAVHEPYGGPRALQRFVDAAHARGLAVVLDVVYNHLGPSGNYLPEFGPYFTDAHTTPWGSAVNLDRPGSREVREWVIDNAERWFVEFHVDALRLDAVHALVDDSPTHLLAELARRVDRVEQELGRPLTLVAESDANDPATVTGVEQGGRGMRAQWADDVHHAVHALLTGERQGYYVDFGPVAVLRKALTGVFVHDGTFSTFRGRTWGHPVPPGTDGHAFVVSSQNHDQVGNRAFGDRTSATLDGGGLAAAAALVLVSPFTPLLFMGEEWGASTPWQFFTDHAEPDLAEAVRRGRAAEFADHGWGDGTPVPDPQDAATRDASVLDWTERHRGEHARLLAWYRALVALRSRPDVRSGDLSVVRVHGPGGVDDDASGEEPLTGAAPHGGPAFVVDRRTVAIAVNLGDAPRRLRLALGGTPRLLAAWDPATDVHRRSVDLPARSVAVLSWV, from the coding sequence GTGCCCGGGCCCCGCCCGATCGTGTGGGCGCCGACGGCCCGCAGCGTGGAGCTGCTGCTGCCCGAGCCCGGCTCCGGGTCGTTCGAGGGCGCGGCGCGGCGACCGCTGCGCCTCGTGGGCGCGCACGTGCCTGGCTGGTGGGGCTACGACCACGAGCTCCCGTGGGGCACGGACTACGGGTACGCCGTCGACGGCGGGCCGGGTCGCCCGGACCCGCGCAGCCCGTGGCAGCCGTACGGGGTGCACGGGCCGAGCCGCACGTTCGACGCGGCGTTCGCGTGGACCGACGACACGTGGGCGGGCCGCGACGTGCGGGGCGAGGTCCTCTACGAGCTGCACGTGGGCACGTTCACCCCGCAGGGCACGCTCGACGCCGCGATCGACCGGCTCGACCACCTGGTCGACCTGGGCGTCGGCGCGGTCGAGCTGCTGCCCGTCGCGGCGTTCGGCGGCGAGCGGGGCTGGGGCTACGACGGCGTGCACCTGTACGCCGTGCACGAGCCGTACGGCGGTCCCCGCGCCCTGCAACGGTTCGTCGACGCCGCGCACGCGCGCGGGCTCGCCGTCGTGCTCGACGTCGTCTACAACCACCTCGGGCCGTCGGGGAACTACCTGCCGGAGTTCGGCCCGTACTTCACCGACGCCCACACCACCCCGTGGGGGTCCGCGGTCAACCTCGACCGCCCGGGCAGCCGCGAGGTGCGCGAGTGGGTGATCGACAACGCCGAGCGGTGGTTCGTCGAGTTCCACGTCGACGCGCTGCGGCTCGACGCGGTGCACGCGCTCGTCGACGACTCCCCCACCCACCTGCTGGCCGAGCTCGCGCGGCGGGTCGACCGCGTCGAGCAGGAGCTCGGGCGGCCGCTCACCCTGGTCGCGGAGTCGGACGCGAACGACCCGGCCACGGTGACGGGGGTCGAGCAGGGCGGGCGCGGCATGCGCGCCCAGTGGGCCGACGACGTCCACCACGCCGTGCACGCGCTCCTCACGGGCGAGCGGCAGGGCTACTACGTCGACTTCGGCCCGGTCGCCGTGCTGCGCAAGGCGCTCACAGGCGTGTTCGTGCACGACGGCACGTTCTCCACCTTCCGTGGCCGGACCTGGGGGCACCCGGTCCCGCCCGGGACCGACGGGCACGCGTTCGTCGTGAGCTCCCAGAACCACGACCAGGTCGGGAACCGCGCGTTCGGGGACCGGACGTCGGCGACGCTCGACGGTGGCGGCCTGGCCGCGGCCGCCGCGCTCGTGCTGGTCTCGCCCTTCACACCGCTGCTCTTCATGGGCGAGGAGTGGGGTGCGTCCACGCCGTGGCAGTTCTTCACCGACCACGCCGAGCCGGATCTCGCCGAGGCGGTCCGACGCGGGCGGGCCGCGGAGTTCGCCGACCACGGCTGGGGCGACGGCACGCCCGTGCCCGACCCGCAGGACGCGGCGACCCGCGACGCGAGCGTGCTCGACTGGACCGAGCGGCACCGCGGCGAGCACGCGCGCCTGCTCGCCTGGTACCGGGCACTGGTCGCGCTGCGGTCGCGTCCCGACGTGCGCTCGGGCGACCTCTCGGTCGTCCGTGTGCACGGGCCGGGCGGCGTGGACGACGACGCCTCCGGGGAGGAACCGCTGACGGGCGCGGCCCCGCACGGAGGTCCCGCGTTCGTCGTCGACCGCCGGACCGTCGCGATCGCGGTGAACCTCGGCGACGCGCCTCGGCGGCTACGGCTCGCGCTCGGCGGCACGCCGCGCCTGCTCGCGGCGTGGGACCCGGCGACGGACGTGCACCGGCGCTCCGTCGACCTGCCCGCGCGTTCGGTCGCCGTCCTGTCCTGGGTGTGA
- a CDS encoding PPK2 family polyphosphate kinase, translating to MSTTKKAKKHGAGHDAPQHARTRPTTLDPDWEVAPTESLRAPVGFDLAAFDRGSTPGFAGGKAAGQALVARHADELSELQERLFAEGRSGGSRSVLLVLQGMDTAGKGGIVRHVVGLVDPQGVAHRSFGVPTPEEREHDYLWRIRRALPEPGYIGVFDRSHYEDVLVARVDALVPPDVWEARYDEINRFEEEIVASGTIVVKVALLVSYEEQRARLMERLERPDKFWKYNPNDVDSRQKWPAYQEAYQAVLDRTSTEIAPWHVVPADRKWFARLAVSELLLDALRRLDLGWPPADFDVEVEKKRLAAT from the coding sequence ATGTCGACGACGAAGAAGGCGAAGAAGCACGGCGCAGGTCACGACGCACCTCAGCACGCGCGGACGCGTCCGACCACGCTCGACCCCGACTGGGAGGTCGCCCCCACCGAGTCGTTGCGCGCACCCGTCGGGTTCGACCTCGCCGCGTTCGACCGCGGCTCCACGCCGGGGTTCGCCGGCGGCAAGGCCGCCGGGCAGGCGCTCGTCGCACGGCACGCGGACGAGCTCTCCGAGCTCCAGGAGCGCCTGTTCGCCGAGGGCCGCTCGGGCGGGTCACGGTCGGTGCTGCTCGTGCTGCAGGGCATGGACACCGCGGGCAAAGGTGGCATCGTGCGGCACGTCGTCGGCCTCGTCGACCCGCAGGGCGTCGCGCACCGCTCGTTCGGCGTCCCGACGCCCGAGGAGCGCGAGCACGACTACCTGTGGCGCATCCGTCGCGCCCTGCCCGAGCCGGGGTACATCGGTGTCTTCGACCGGTCCCACTACGAGGACGTGCTCGTCGCTCGCGTGGACGCGCTCGTGCCGCCGGACGTCTGGGAGGCGCGGTACGACGAGATCAACCGGTTCGAGGAGGAGATCGTCGCCTCGGGCACGATCGTCGTCAAGGTCGCCCTGCTCGTGTCCTACGAGGAGCAGCGGGCCCGCCTCATGGAGCGGCTCGAACGCCCGGACAAGTTCTGGAAGTACAACCCCAACGACGTCGACTCGCGCCAGAAGTGGCCCGCCTACCAGGAGGCCTACCAGGCCGTCCTCGACCGGACCAGCACCGAGATCGCGCCGTGGCACGTCGTCCCGGCCGACCGGAAGTGGTTCGCGCGGCTCGCCGTGAGCGAGCTCCTGCTCGACGCGCTGCGCCGCCTCGACCTCGGCTGGCCCCCGGCCGACTTCGACGTCGAGGTCGAGAAGAAGCGCCTCGCGGCGACGTGA
- a CDS encoding GNAT family N-acetyltransferase: protein MGPEIAFRRLARDDLPLLAAWLAAPHVARWWHHETTPEAVERDFGPSVRGEEPGEDLVVLVDGTPVGLLQRSFLRDYPQYRDELVAAGVDVPDGAVTLDYLLGDPARTGHGLGTRVVTEAVRRTWAELPGATAVVVPVPAGNAGSRRVLEKAGLRRVADADLEPDNPVDPPRHAVYRADRPAP, encoded by the coding sequence GTGGGCCCGGAGATCGCGTTCCGGCGCCTCGCACGCGACGACCTGCCGCTGCTCGCCGCGTGGCTCGCCGCGCCGCACGTCGCGCGCTGGTGGCACCACGAGACCACGCCCGAGGCGGTCGAGCGCGACTTCGGACCGTCGGTGCGTGGCGAGGAACCGGGCGAGGACCTCGTGGTGCTCGTCGACGGGACGCCGGTCGGCCTGCTGCAGCGCTCGTTCCTGCGCGACTACCCGCAGTACCGCGACGAGCTGGTCGCCGCGGGGGTCGATGTGCCCGACGGCGCCGTGACGCTCGACTACCTGCTGGGCGACCCGGCGCGCACCGGGCACGGGCTGGGCACCCGGGTCGTCACCGAGGCCGTGCGCCGGACCTGGGCGGAGCTCCCCGGGGCGACGGCGGTCGTCGTCCCGGTGCCGGCGGGCAACGCAGGCTCCCGGCGGGTGCTCGAGAAGGCCGGGCTCCGGCGCGTCGCGGACGCCGACCTCGAGCCCGACAACCCGGTCGACCCACCGCGCCACGCGGTCTACCGCGCCGACCGCCCGGCGCCGTGA
- the zapE gene encoding cell division protein ZapE, which produces MTAPVAGGASAPAALPGTASASASDATPDAGRVRALADVRPSVPPTRLLADLLPPRHFADARFSTYRANPAYPSQARTVARLEEVAAAVVKPARKGLFGARKQAAPAVYMDGGFGVGKTHLLTSLAHAVGLDVSAYGTFVEYTNLVGALGFQATVDALATKKLVCIDEFELDDPGDTVLMSRLLRELADRGVALAATSNTLPEALGEGRFAAEDFLREIQALAARFEVLRVDGEDYRHRAVVTDSAPLPEDAVRAAATGRPGTTLDAFDDLLAHLSHVHPSRYRALLDGVEVVALTGVHTVTEQSAALRLVVLVDRLYDRDVPVLLAGSDDYAGERSLFTEEMLRGGYRKKYYRALSRLGALAEDGRAVARASS; this is translated from the coding sequence GTGACTGCGCCCGTCGCCGGTGGCGCCTCGGCCCCGGCAGCCCTCCCCGGCACCGCCAGCGCGTCGGCCTCCGACGCGACTCCCGACGCCGGACGCGTGCGTGCCCTCGCCGACGTCCGCCCGTCCGTCCCGCCCACGCGCCTCCTGGCCGACCTGCTGCCGCCCCGGCACTTCGCCGACGCGCGCTTCTCGACCTACCGCGCCAACCCCGCGTACCCGAGCCAGGCGCGCACCGTCGCGCGGCTCGAGGAGGTCGCGGCCGCCGTCGTGAAGCCCGCGCGCAAGGGTCTGTTCGGCGCCCGGAAGCAGGCCGCGCCCGCGGTGTACATGGACGGCGGGTTCGGCGTCGGCAAGACGCACCTCCTCACGTCGCTCGCCCACGCCGTGGGCCTCGACGTGAGCGCCTACGGCACGTTCGTCGAGTACACGAACCTCGTCGGGGCGCTCGGGTTCCAGGCGACCGTCGACGCGCTCGCCACGAAGAAGCTCGTGTGCATCGACGAGTTCGAGCTCGACGACCCCGGCGACACCGTGCTCATGTCGCGCCTGCTGCGCGAGCTCGCCGACCGCGGCGTCGCGCTCGCCGCGACGTCGAACACGCTGCCCGAGGCGCTCGGCGAGGGTCGCTTCGCGGCCGAGGACTTCCTGCGCGAGATCCAGGCGCTCGCGGCCCGGTTCGAGGTGCTGCGCGTCGACGGCGAGGACTACCGCCACCGCGCGGTCGTGACCGACTCCGCGCCGCTGCCCGAGGACGCCGTGCGCGCCGCCGCCACGGGCCGCCCCGGCACGACGCTCGACGCGTTCGACGACCTCCTGGCGCACCTCTCGCACGTGCACCCCAGCCGCTACCGCGCGCTGCTCGACGGCGTCGAGGTCGTCGCGCTCACCGGCGTGCACACCGTGACCGAGCAGTCCGCCGCGCTGCGCCTCGTCGTCCTCGTCGACCGCCTCTACGACCGCGACGTGCCGGTGCTGCTCGCCGGGTCGGACGACTACGCGGGCGAGCGGAGCCTGTTCACCGAGGAGATGCTCCGCGGGGGGTACCGCAAGAAGTACTACCGCGCGCTCTCCCGCCTCGGCGCGCTCGCCGAGGACGGTCGCGCGGTCGCGCGCGCGTCCTCCTGA
- a CDS encoding dihydrofolate reductase family protein — protein sequence MTSTTTPPAQPGDGPGGQPTGRTDLPPLDVLLPVAEHLPPDAREERLAALYAYDPPTRGFHVVRANMVASVDGAAWGPDHRSGSINDDADWRVFRVLRALADVVLVGAGTARAEGYTALDRPRGLRHLHDATLELAIVTRTGRVPEALARDDRPPLVLTGPAGAAAARGDVPADRVLVVGQDAGGTADEPGPAVDLAAGLAALAERGLARVLTEGGPTLLGDLLAADLVDELCVTTTPSVVGQGPGRIVAGAAPSGTTALPPRGARLAHLLHSPEDRPGSPAGTTAARWLLPIG from the coding sequence GTGACCTCCACCACGACTCCCCCCGCACAGCCGGGCGACGGCCCGGGCGGGCAGCCCACGGGCCGCACCGACCTGCCCCCGCTCGACGTGCTGCTCCCCGTCGCGGAGCACCTGCCTCCTGACGCGCGCGAGGAGCGCCTCGCGGCGCTCTACGCGTACGACCCCCCGACACGCGGGTTCCACGTCGTGCGCGCCAACATGGTCGCGAGCGTCGACGGCGCGGCCTGGGGCCCGGACCACCGCTCCGGGTCGATCAACGACGACGCGGACTGGCGCGTGTTCCGCGTCCTGCGCGCACTGGCCGACGTCGTGCTGGTCGGCGCGGGCACGGCCCGCGCGGAGGGCTACACCGCGCTCGACCGGCCGCGCGGGCTGCGCCACCTGCACGACGCAACGCTCGAGCTCGCGATCGTCACGCGGACCGGCCGCGTCCCCGAGGCGCTCGCCCGTGACGACCGCCCGCCCCTCGTGCTCACCGGCCCCGCCGGGGCCGCCGCGGCCCGGGGCGACGTGCCCGCGGACCGGGTGCTCGTCGTCGGGCAGGACGCGGGGGGCACCGCGGACGAGCCGGGCCCCGCCGTCGACCTCGCCGCGGGGCTCGCCGCGCTCGCCGAGCGTGGGCTGGCTCGCGTGCTCACCGAGGGTGGCCCGACGCTGCTGGGCGACCTGCTCGCGGCGGACCTCGTCGACGAGCTGTGCGTCACCACGACGCCGAGCGTCGTCGGGCAGGGCCCCGGCCGCATCGTGGCCGGAGCGGCGCCGTCGGGCACGACGGCGCTCCCGCCCCGGGGCGCGCGCCTCGCCCACCTGCTCCACAGCCCCGAGGACCGCCCCGGCTCCCCCGCCGGTACGACCGCCGCGCGCTGGCTCCTGCCGATAGGCTGA